In Desulfovibrio sp. JC010, the following proteins share a genomic window:
- a CDS encoding TolC family protein yields MLCALLTFQGNVCFAEPSTEGTPPQPNVEKSAETVNLSGLENEEQKYKSAEDIENFKPRVIEIDDPGEKGSSLQKSTPGESNSTALTLYHACELAISGHPLVASSRYSMLEKNAEYGMSRSVYMPRIDFTAQAGPSHNLDTDTTSYGQSAVEMTQTLYNFGGLDASVDSAKLKAEGAKYRLARTQEDIAALTINSYLSVMQAQETLEVYNNTLDFYQKLLTTFWERYNAGISSKADARKVEVSLRSTESQVTVQQQQLKTARLMLENIIKQPVNRVDTDIPMNKMTISDTLEGAYEIAKVNNVNLKAYDAEIQSQQQAVATVESDYYPSFGYRLQAKSEFKEYDGYENALDGQLTVNWNLFNGYATDESVKKEEAVLKRLIATKEATELEVQNILSDAFNAYKSSEKEFELARDAYDASINLMSLYLSEFDLGIRTLLDLITAREGQTSAAVREVNARYSRIRASLNIFLEQGRLPEVLGLPLDETPFETSNPLYSAKGN; encoded by the coding sequence GTGCTATGTGCACTGCTGACATTTCAAGGTAATGTATGTTTCGCGGAACCCTCCACAGAAGGCACTCCTCCCCAGCCTAACGTGGAAAAATCCGCAGAGACAGTCAATCTTTCCGGTCTGGAAAATGAAGAGCAAAAGTATAAGAGTGCGGAAGATATTGAAAACTTCAAACCCAGAGTCATTGAGATCGACGATCCGGGCGAGAAAGGTTCTTCACTGCAGAAAAGCACTCCAGGTGAGAGCAACAGCACAGCCCTGACTCTTTACCATGCCTGTGAGCTGGCCATCAGCGGACATCCGCTGGTTGCGTCTTCGCGCTACTCCATGCTTGAGAAAAACGCTGAATACGGTATGTCCCGCAGTGTATATATGCCACGCATAGACTTCACCGCGCAGGCCGGACCCTCGCATAACTTGGATACCGACACCACAAGCTACGGCCAGTCCGCAGTTGAAATGACCCAGACCCTGTACAACTTCGGCGGGCTGGATGCCAGTGTGGACAGCGCCAAGCTTAAAGCTGAAGGCGCAAAATACCGTCTGGCCAGAACTCAGGAAGACATCGCCGCCCTGACCATCAACTCCTACCTGAGTGTCATGCAGGCTCAGGAAACCCTTGAGGTCTACAACAACACTCTGGATTTTTACCAGAAACTACTGACAACTTTCTGGGAACGCTACAACGCGGGAATCTCCTCCAAGGCCGATGCCCGCAAGGTGGAAGTTTCCCTGCGCTCAACAGAATCGCAGGTAACGGTTCAGCAGCAGCAGCTGAAAACCGCACGACTGATGCTTGAAAACATCATCAAGCAGCCGGTCAATAGAGTGGATACGGATATTCCCATGAATAAGATGACAATATCCGATACGCTTGAAGGTGCCTACGAAATCGCCAAGGTCAACAACGTCAATCTCAAAGCCTACGATGCTGAAATTCAATCCCAGCAACAGGCTGTTGCAACTGTTGAGTCAGACTACTACCCCTCTTTCGGGTACCGGTTGCAGGCCAAAAGCGAATTTAAAGAATATGACGGCTACGAGAATGCCCTCGACGGCCAGTTGACCGTCAACTGGAACCTCTTCAACGGTTACGCCACTGATGAAAGCGTAAAGAAGGAAGAAGCGGTTCTCAAACGGCTGATCGCCACCAAGGAAGCAACGGAACTGGAAGTACAGAACATCCTTTCCGACGCTTTCAATGCCTATAAATCCTCAGAAAAAGAGTTTGAACTTGCCCGGGACGCTTATGACGCCAGTATCAATCTCATGAGCCTCTACCTGAGTGAATTCGATCTTGGTATCCGCACCCTGCTGGACCTGATTACCGCAAGGGAAGGCCAGACCAGTGCGGCTGTGCGTGAAGTAAACGCCCGCTATTCCAGAATACGGGCATCTCTTAATATTTTTCTCGAACAGGGACGACTGCCCGAAGTACTGGGTCTGCCCCTTGACGAAACTCCTTTTGAAACCAGCAATCCCCTCTACTCCGCTAAAGGTAACTAA